A genome region from Pseudomonas sp. N3-W includes the following:
- a CDS encoding glycosyltransferase family 4 protein: MKILWILPYLPWPTTSGGKTRQYHLLRTLSERGHRITLLVQSKTEADAGARAAIEPWLERLIVIPRRPLKHPMTVLAGLFAPWPLLTTINGLSRALRQCFDELLREPWDVIQIEHSYSLQPYLQPLLNTSRDFVLTEHNLESSLGGATYDRFPGWALPFVRFDQWRCRRWERKAFNSARHVVAVTETDAHAMRQLTATPVDVVVNGVDSHAFAGVVAAPDSQRVLFVGNYEYAPNLDAVQWMLEDIFPRVWQTCPEARLAVAGYALPAAWAERWPDRRIEWLGFVPDLPALQGRCALFLAALRHGGGSKLKVLEAMAAGLPLVSTGQGASGLVVRAEEHYLVGETAQALADAVVRLLTEPLLAARLADAARRYARDYHDWSVAGDELEKIYRTLPSAEVSPLCA; encoded by the coding sequence TTGAAAATCCTCTGGATTCTGCCCTATCTGCCCTGGCCCACGACCAGCGGCGGCAAGACCCGGCAATACCACCTGCTTCGGACACTCAGCGAACGTGGCCACCGGATTACCCTGCTGGTGCAATCCAAGACCGAGGCAGACGCTGGCGCCCGGGCCGCGATTGAACCCTGGCTCGAACGCCTGATCGTGATCCCGCGTCGCCCGCTCAAACACCCCATGACGGTACTGGCCGGGCTGTTTGCGCCCTGGCCGCTGCTGACCACCATCAATGGCCTGTCCCGTGCCTTGCGCCAATGCTTCGACGAACTGCTGCGCGAGCCCTGGGATGTGATTCAAATCGAGCACAGCTACAGCTTGCAGCCCTATCTGCAACCACTGCTGAATACGTCCAGGGATTTCGTGCTGACCGAACACAACCTCGAATCCAGCCTGGGCGGTGCCACCTATGATCGCTTTCCGGGATGGGCGCTGCCCTTTGTGCGTTTCGATCAGTGGCGCTGCCGGCGCTGGGAACGCAAGGCCTTCAACTCGGCCAGGCACGTTGTGGCCGTGACCGAAACAGACGCACACGCCATGCGCCAACTGACGGCCACGCCGGTTGATGTGGTGGTCAACGGCGTCGACAGCCACGCCTTCGCCGGGGTGGTCGCTGCCCCGGACAGCCAGCGTGTGCTGTTTGTCGGCAACTACGAATACGCCCCGAACCTGGACGCCGTGCAATGGATGCTGGAGGACATCTTTCCTCGCGTCTGGCAAACCTGCCCCGAGGCGCGTCTGGCCGTTGCCGGGTATGCGTTGCCGGCCGCCTGGGCCGAACGCTGGCCTGACAGGCGCATTGAATGGCTGGGGTTTGTTCCCGACCTGCCCGCCTTGCAGGGGCGTTGTGCGTTGTTTCTTGCGGCGTTGCGTCACGGTGGCGGCTCCAAACTCAAGGTGCTGGAGGCCATGGCTGCCGGCCTGCCGCTGGTCAGTACCGGGCAAGGCGCGTCGGGGCTTGTGGTGCGTGCAGAAGAACACTATCTGGTCGGCGAAACCGCGCAAGCGCTGGCCGATGCGGTGGTACGCCTGCTGACCGAGCCGTTGCTCGCCGCCCGTCTGGCTGATGCGGCACGTCGTTATGCCCGCGATTATCACGACTGGTCGGTGGCCGGCGATGAGCTGGAGAAGATCTACCGGACATTGCCATCTGCCGAGGTCAGCCCACTATGCGCGTAG
- a CDS encoding beta-xylosidase, with product MTSCRRPLLPVVAALMFSATGLLSQPAIAVPINLASDRTLEWKDYLGVNAHFLWFTPAQYRKQISAYQKLGLQWVRVDLHWDRLEPKEDDYQLSTLDELDKTLTASGLKSVFYLVGSAPFITRAPVGAPFQDQYPPKDPKVYATRMAMLAQRYPNIDAWQVWNEQNLPNNWRPQVDPAAYGQLLLATHQALDQVAPGKTQVMGGMAYYSQMPTLGKTLMFQALGKLGVQSLGMVAAYHPYSVTPETDEPGKNEVLLRGKQLNDMLHNAGLKNVWATEWGWSSYAGPREMQALIGVDGQADYTLRRLALMSTQDYQRIFLFALSDLDDRASARDQHYGLLDLNGEPKPVYQALARFLDITGPRLKPGKTPVLEGAPDSFYSVAWTRDDGKQLLMFWSAEMGTLKLPEIHQASLYDPLTGTQQSLDAADGITPGVKPTLQILVW from the coding sequence ATGACCTCTTGCCGCCGCCCTCTCCTGCCTGTCGTTGCGGCGCTGATGTTCAGCGCTACGGGTTTGCTCAGCCAGCCAGCCATTGCAGTGCCGATCAATCTTGCGTCCGACCGCACCCTGGAATGGAAAGACTATTTGGGGGTGAATGCACACTTTTTGTGGTTCACCCCGGCGCAGTACCGCAAGCAGATCAGCGCCTATCAGAAGCTGGGGCTGCAATGGGTGCGGGTGGACCTGCACTGGGATCGCCTGGAGCCGAAGGAAGACGACTATCAGTTGTCGACGCTTGATGAGCTGGACAAGACCCTGACCGCCAGCGGGCTCAAGTCAGTGTTCTATCTGGTCGGCTCGGCGCCGTTCATTACCCGGGCGCCGGTCGGCGCGCCGTTTCAGGATCAATACCCGCCCAAAGACCCCAAGGTCTATGCCACGCGCATGGCCATGCTTGCCCAACGCTACCCCAACATTGACGCCTGGCAGGTGTGGAACGAGCAGAACCTGCCCAACAACTGGCGCCCGCAGGTCGATCCCGCCGCCTACGGCCAACTGTTGCTGGCTACCCATCAGGCGCTGGACCAGGTCGCGCCCGGTAAAACCCAGGTCATGGGCGGCATGGCCTACTACAGCCAGATGCCGACGCTGGGCAAAACCCTGATGTTCCAGGCCCTCGGCAAACTCGGCGTGCAGAGCCTTGGCATGGTCGCGGCCTATCACCCTTATTCCGTGACGCCGGAAACTGACGAGCCGGGCAAAAACGAAGTACTGCTGCGCGGCAAGCAACTCAACGACATGCTGCACAACGCCGGGCTGAAAAATGTCTGGGCCACCGAATGGGGCTGGTCCAGTTACGCCGGTCCAAGAGAAATGCAGGCGCTGATCGGCGTTGATGGCCAGGCGGATTACACCTTGCGGCGCCTGGCGCTGATGAGTACCCAGGACTATCAGCGGATATTTCTCTTCGCGCTGTCCGACCTCGATGATCGCGCCTCGGCCCGCGACCAGCACTACGGCCTGCTTGATCTGAACGGCGAACCAAAACCGGTGTATCAGGCATTGGCACGCTTTCTCGACATCACCGGCCCACGGCTCAAGCCCGGCAAGACACCCGTGCTCGAAGGTGCGCCCGACAGCTTCTACAGCGTGGCCTGGACCCGCGATGACGGCAAACAACTGTTGATGTTCTGGAGTGCCGAAATGGGCACGTTGAAATTGCCGGAGATTCATCAGGCCAGCCTTTACGACCCGCTGACCGGTACGCAGCAAAGCCTCGACGCGGCGGACGGCATTACGCCCGGGGTAAAACCGACCCTGCAGATTCTGGTGTGGTAG
- a CDS encoding glycosyltransferase, which translates to MRIVLLAPLPPEQTGIADYAAHFSTALRGLGIEVLTPLAGCHDLTQQLARLKALDWRTVDLVHAELGGGRFGEFQALDYLSRTQPQIPLTATVHDPERLIWRRARLFWPLTLLERLPHPMPQAAALLADPLTLHEERLLARRMARLITLTRLGGDCLRQRMGLRADQVAVIAHGNLPITPVELPPLEPLRLLYFGFIYRGKGIEDLIEAFARTLATHPQSRGHVRLTLAGGTAPEMTFDPAGNYLDGLRRRISELQLDDIVDWQLDLPSSEIAHTIQAHHVMVLPYRESKKLGWLGQMRGTSGALSWANACGRGVITSDARAFAEEVAAGNGITYQQGDVESLSNCLTRLVLDPDLARQWAVRAGETGQQREWSATARRFSDLFKAACEERTL; encoded by the coding sequence ATGCGAATCGTGCTGCTGGCCCCGCTGCCTCCTGAGCAAACCGGGATTGCCGACTATGCCGCGCATTTCAGCACGGCACTGCGCGGCCTGGGCATCGAGGTGCTGACGCCATTGGCCGGCTGTCACGACCTGACGCAGCAACTGGCGCGCCTCAAGGCGCTGGACTGGCGCACTGTTGACCTGGTGCACGCCGAACTCGGTGGCGGTCGATTCGGTGAATTTCAGGCCCTCGACTACTTGAGCCGCACACAACCGCAGATTCCCCTGACCGCCACGGTGCACGACCCGGAACGACTGATCTGGCGCCGCGCCCGGCTGTTCTGGCCCTTGACCCTGCTCGAACGTCTGCCGCATCCGATGCCGCAGGCCGCTGCGCTGCTCGCTGACCCACTGACTCTGCATGAAGAGCGACTTCTGGCCAGACGCATGGCGCGCCTGATCACCCTCACCCGCCTGGGCGGCGACTGCCTGCGCCAGCGCATGGGCTTGCGTGCAGACCAGGTGGCGGTGATTGCGCACGGCAACCTGCCGATCACACCGGTCGAACTGCCACCACTGGAACCGCTGCGTCTGCTGTATTTCGGTTTCATCTACCGAGGCAAAGGCATCGAAGACCTGATCGAAGCCTTTGCCCGCACGCTCGCGACGCATCCACAATCGCGCGGCCACGTGCGCCTGACGCTGGCTGGCGGCACCGCGCCGGAAATGACCTTCGACCCGGCGGGCAACTATCTTGACGGGCTGCGTCGACGGATCAGCGAGTTGCAACTCGACGACATCGTCGACTGGCAACTGGACCTGCCATCCAGCGAGATCGCCCACACCATTCAGGCGCACCACGTCATGGTGCTGCCTTACCGCGAATCGAAAAAGCTCGGCTGGCTGGGGCAGATGCGTGGCACCAGCGGCGCGCTGTCCTGGGCCAACGCCTGCGGGCGCGGCGTGATCACCTCCGACGCCCGTGCCTTTGCCGAGGAAGTCGCGGCCGGCAATGGCATTACCTATCAGCAAGGTGATGTCGAGTCATTGAGCAACTGCCTGACCCGGCTGGTGCTCGACCCCGACCTGGCGCGTCAGTGGGCGGTTCGGGCCGGCGAAACCGGGCAACAGCGTGAGTGGTCGGCAACGGCCCGGCGTTTTTCCGATCTGTTCAAGGCGGCGTGTGAGGAGCGAACCCTATGA
- a CDS encoding exopolysaccharide transport family protein translates to MIEIRSLRDLLRLFFIFRREFRLAVITTIVVAVLGAFLLPASYESNARLLVKPGRESTTVPIEAGNRQTLIAPSTQHDPIVDEEKMLTGRPIVHMVAERYLAMTADAPPEGFWKTLKFYAKKAAGGVIEGVRSVLQFVGLAEEQSPLDRLATRLEKNFSASHEPGSSVIEVSFTWDDPQVAQQVVQIWVDAYLEERARVLGRKSLYAFYETEGDKVASQILGLREQLQGRLKQIDSISVDARLKNLTSQIDRLTDARVNAQNQLSGLSSFLINARQQIKDQPAEVVTTRETSLNPTQLDLKRQINTLQVERARLLRTYLPGAPAVKQIEENIQSLQTMSAEEETRLERSRNTAPNGLVTNVRQQVIDAQLQQQKLVGQIADYDKNLDALRTERDRVMTDEPVLNRLTQQLNTAEKSYALYSENLEQARIDHELDSSQISNIALIEHATLNPARVFPKSLLILLFAIPAGLAVGLLTIYVCYLLDQRIHDGARLQELFQTPLWGSVPDRDDATPAAMTASIYRLYSLLPMQRIEAEGLALGLTSARHGEGVSFIIEQLRHLIEERGHRVKVNAADPAQPGEVLLLDASALSSNQETFLLLRRADLIALVIEARTSTVPMIENAMSLLTTAFGKVDGLILNRRRFEVPASVLARLNNWRGAA, encoded by the coding sequence GTGATCGAAATACGCTCTCTACGCGACCTGCTACGACTGTTCTTCATCTTCCGCCGTGAGTTCCGGCTGGCGGTCATTACCACGATCGTGGTCGCGGTGCTGGGCGCTTTCCTGCTGCCGGCCAGCTATGAGTCAAACGCGCGGCTGCTGGTCAAGCCAGGGCGCGAAAGCACCACGGTGCCGATCGAGGCTGGCAACCGACAGACCTTGATCGCGCCAAGCACCCAGCACGATCCGATCGTCGATGAGGAAAAAATGCTCACCGGCCGGCCTATCGTGCACATGGTCGCCGAGCGTTACCTGGCAATGACCGCCGACGCACCGCCCGAGGGCTTCTGGAAAACCCTGAAGTTCTACGCCAAGAAGGCCGCGGGTGGCGTGATCGAAGGCGTGCGCAGCGTATTGCAGTTCGTGGGACTTGCCGAAGAGCAAAGCCCTCTCGACCGCCTGGCCACCCGCCTGGAGAAAAACTTCTCGGCCAGTCACGAGCCGGGCTCGTCAGTGATCGAAGTCAGCTTTACCTGGGATGATCCGCAAGTGGCGCAGCAGGTCGTGCAGATCTGGGTCGATGCGTATCTGGAGGAACGCGCCCGCGTGCTGGGCCGCAAAAGCCTGTATGCGTTTTATGAAACCGAAGGCGACAAAGTGGCCTCGCAGATTCTCGGCCTGAGGGAACAACTGCAAGGCCGACTGAAGCAGATCGATTCGATCAGCGTCGACGCCCGCCTGAAAAACCTCACCAGCCAGATCGACCGCCTCACCGATGCACGGGTCAATGCGCAGAACCAGTTGTCCGGCCTCAGCAGTTTCCTGATCAACGCCCGTCAGCAAATCAAGGACCAGCCGGCTGAAGTGGTGACCACGCGCGAAACCAGCCTCAACCCGACCCAACTCGACCTCAAGCGCCAGATCAACACCCTGCAAGTCGAGCGCGCACGGTTGTTGCGCACTTACCTGCCAGGGGCGCCAGCGGTGAAACAGATCGAAGAGAACATCCAGTCACTGCAAACCATGAGCGCCGAAGAAGAGACTCGTCTGGAACGCTCCAGAAACACCGCGCCCAACGGCCTGGTGACCAACGTCAGGCAGCAGGTGATCGACGCCCAGTTGCAGCAACAGAAACTGGTCGGACAAATCGCCGACTACGACAAAAACCTCGACGCATTGCGTACCGAACGTGACCGGGTAATGACCGATGAACCGGTGCTCAACCGCCTGACTCAACAACTGAACACGGCTGAAAAAAGCTATGCGCTGTATTCGGAAAATCTTGAGCAGGCGCGTATCGACCACGAGCTGGACAGCAGCCAGATCAGCAATATCGCGCTGATCGAGCATGCCACGCTGAACCCGGCTCGCGTATTCCCCAAAAGCCTGCTGATCCTGCTGTTTGCCATTCCCGCCGGCCTGGCGGTGGGGCTGCTGACCATCTATGTCTGCTACCTGCTGGACCAGCGCATCCACGACGGGGCGCGACTGCAGGAGCTGTTCCAGACGCCGTTGTGGGGCAGCGTGCCGGACCGAGACGATGCAACGCCTGCGGCCATGACGGCCAGTATTTACCGGTTGTACAGCTTGTTACCCATGCAGCGAATCGAGGCCGAAGGCCTGGCGCTGGGCCTGACCTCGGCGCGTCATGGCGAAGGCGTGAGTTTCATCATCGAGCAACTGCGCCATCTGATTGAGGAGCGCGGGCATCGGGTGAAGGTCAACGCCGCCGACCCTGCGCAGCCCGGCGAAGTATTGCTGCTGGACGCTTCGGCACTGTCATCGAATCAGGAAACCTTCTTGCTGCTGCGCCGCGCCGACCTGATCGCCCTGGTGATCGAGGCGCGCACCAGCACAGTGCCAATGATCGAAAACGCCATGTCGCTGCTCACGACCGCATTTGGCAAAGTCGATGGCCTTATCCTCAATCGCCGCCGCTTCGAAGTGCCGGCTTCGGTGCTGGCGCGCCTGAACAACTGGCGTGGAGCGGCCTGA
- a CDS encoding polysaccharide biosynthesis/export family protein — MTTTNRRSTLCLSSILTASLWLAGCSTPAHVALPDSDTVKARHQAALTLADLPPAQVLIQNADTLRIVRDAQEPAKSDEVTLFVVRPDGFISLPNIGRIKASQRTPEDLGKEITDRYKTIFREPAVTVNIAIAPSNRVFIGGAVANPAFFNLAGNVSIEQALLSSGGVLPSADSSNIALLRTGANGKYTMYFVDLSSLLSDPNHPMVTLQRGDLIYVPQSRIGSTVEAVDMYFTRLFPVNKGIGVGFNYDLNNQGVKNSGNTNNYFNTAP; from the coding sequence ATGACGACCACTAACCGACGTTCAACGCTGTGTCTGTCGAGCATCCTGACCGCCTCCCTGTGGCTGGCCGGCTGCTCCACGCCCGCGCATGTTGCGCTGCCCGACAGCGACACCGTCAAAGCCCGACATCAGGCGGCCTTGACCCTCGCCGACCTGCCACCCGCCCAGGTGCTGATTCAGAATGCCGACACCCTGCGCATCGTGCGCGATGCCCAGGAGCCGGCCAAATCCGATGAAGTGACCTTGTTCGTGGTGCGCCCCGACGGGTTCATTTCGCTGCCCAATATCGGCCGGATCAAAGCCTCGCAGCGCACCCCCGAGGACCTGGGCAAGGAAATCACCGACCGCTACAAGACGATCTTTCGTGAGCCGGCAGTGACGGTGAATATTGCCATCGCCCCCAGCAACCGGGTGTTCATTGGGGGTGCCGTGGCCAATCCGGCGTTCTTCAACCTGGCCGGCAACGTCTCCATCGAGCAGGCGCTGCTCAGTTCCGGTGGCGTGTTGCCGTCGGCGGACAGCTCCAACATCGCCCTGCTCAGAACCGGCGCCAACGGCAAGTACACCATGTACTTCGTCGATTTGAGCAGCCTGCTCAGCGACCCCAATCACCCAATGGTGACCTTGCAGCGGGGTGACCTGATCTACGTGCCGCAGTCGCGGATCGGCAGCACCGTCGAAGCCGTGGACATGTACTTCACGCGGCTGTTCCCGGTCAACAAAGGCATTGGCGTCGGCTTCAACTATGACCTGAACAATCAGGGCGTGAAGAACAGCGGCAACACCAACAACTATTTCAACACTGCACCTTAG
- a CDS encoding glycosyltransferase family 2 protein, with amino-acid sequence MTRLALIIPTRNAQPHLDRLLPALKAQTLQPDTVLVVDSSSTDDTVSRFRDFGAQVHVIPASTFNHGGTRRWASQQVDADALIMLTQDAIPASAQTFANLLDELQQDPRIGVAYGRQLPHPGAGVLEAQARRFNYTAQSRTKSLDDAPELGIKTCFSSDSFSMYRRSALDAIGGFPADVIGSEDAYVAARMLLDGYLVRYAASACVEHSHHYSLLQEFRRYFDIGVFYGRERWIGETFGAAGGEGKRFVLAELQALREAGALHRVPEVLLRSALKLLGYRLGHAEHHLPTTLKRRLGMFSNYWT; translated from the coding sequence TTGACTCGCCTGGCACTGATCATCCCGACCCGCAACGCGCAGCCGCATCTGGACCGGTTGTTGCCCGCGTTGAAGGCCCAGACCCTGCAACCGGATACGGTGCTGGTGGTTGACAGCAGCTCCACCGATGACACGGTCAGCCGCTTTCGGGATTTCGGCGCGCAGGTGCATGTGATCCCTGCCAGCACCTTCAACCATGGTGGCACCCGCCGTTGGGCCAGCCAGCAGGTCGATGCCGACGCGTTGATCATGCTGACTCAGGATGCGATCCCGGCCAGTGCGCAGACGTTTGCCAATCTGCTGGATGAATTGCAGCAGGACCCGCGTATCGGTGTCGCCTACGGTCGCCAACTGCCCCACCCCGGCGCCGGGGTGCTGGAAGCGCAAGCGCGGCGATTCAATTACACCGCCCAGAGCCGGACCAAAAGCCTGGACGATGCTCCTGAGCTGGGTATCAAGACGTGCTTCAGTTCGGACTCGTTTTCCATGTATCGCCGAAGCGCGCTGGACGCCATCGGTGGTTTTCCTGCCGATGTGATCGGCAGCGAAGACGCCTATGTCGCCGCGCGCATGCTGCTTGACGGTTACCTCGTGCGCTACGCCGCCAGCGCCTGCGTAGAGCACTCGCACCACTACAGTCTCCTGCAGGAATTTCGCCGCTATTTCGATATCGGCGTGTTCTACGGCCGTGAGCGCTGGATCGGCGAAACATTCGGTGCTGCCGGAGGCGAAGGCAAACGCTTTGTGCTGGCTGAATTGCAGGCCCTGCGTGAAGCCGGCGCGTTGCACCGGGTGCCGGAAGTGCTGCTGCGCAGTGCCCTGAAATTGCTGGGCTATCGCCTGGGGCACGCTGAACATCATCTGCCAACGACGCTCAAGCGTCGCCTGGGCATGTTTTCCAACTACTGGACCTGA
- a CDS encoding mannose-1-phosphate guanylyltransferase/mannose-6-phosphate isomerase: MSALTALIPCIISGGSGSRLWPVSRQNMPKPFMRMRDGQSLLQKTFIRAGHLPDVSCVLTVTNRELLFRTLDDYRSVNSEHLSLDLLLEPFGRNTAAAIAVAALHVQAHLGEASHLLVMPADHLILDEDAFVRAVSQARALADEGYLVTFGIRPDKAETGFGYIEQGAALTQGFRVARFVEKPDLTTAQAYVDGGKHLWNAGMFCFRADTLLQELTLHAPDVLAAAKASLENGVTLDNPRCRQRELGADSFALAPDVSIDVALMEKSERVAVVPCDIGWSDIGSWDALRQLTPSDESGNQINGEAVLHDVHNCYIDSPKRVLGAVGISNLIIVDTPDAILVADASRTQDVRHIVQELKRQNHPAFSLHRTVTRPWGMYTVLEESSRYKIKRIVVKPGESLSLQMHHHRSEHWIVVSGAAMITNGDQEILLRSNESTYIPSGHRHRLSNPGIIDLVMIEVQSGEYLGEDDIVRFDDIYGRAPAQVKP, translated from the coding sequence ATGAGCGCACTCACTGCATTGATCCCCTGCATTATCTCGGGTGGCTCGGGCTCGCGTCTTTGGCCTGTTTCGCGGCAGAACATGCCCAAGCCGTTCATGCGCATGCGTGATGGTCAGAGTCTGCTGCAAAAGACCTTCATTCGTGCCGGGCATTTACCCGATGTGAGCTGCGTGTTGACGGTGACCAACCGTGAACTGCTGTTTCGCACACTCGACGACTACCGCAGCGTCAACAGCGAACACCTGAGCCTTGACCTGCTGCTTGAGCCCTTCGGCCGTAATACAGCGGCTGCCATTGCCGTCGCCGCGCTGCATGTTCAAGCGCATCTGGGCGAGGCTTCACACTTGCTGGTGATGCCGGCCGACCATCTGATCCTGGACGAGGACGCGTTCGTGCGCGCCGTCAGTCAGGCCCGTGCGCTGGCCGACGAAGGTTATCTGGTGACTTTCGGCATTCGCCCGGACAAGGCCGAAACCGGCTTCGGCTATATAGAACAAGGCGCGGCGCTGACTCAGGGTTTTCGTGTTGCGCGCTTCGTCGAAAAGCCTGACCTGACAACTGCACAAGCGTATGTCGATGGCGGCAAGCACCTGTGGAATGCCGGCATGTTCTGCTTTCGCGCTGACACCCTGCTGCAAGAGTTGACGCTGCATGCGCCTGATGTGCTGGCTGCAGCCAAAGCCAGTCTTGAAAACGGCGTGACCCTGGACAACCCGCGTTGCCGCCAGCGTGAGCTTGGCGCAGACAGCTTCGCCCTCGCCCCGGACGTCTCGATCGATGTCGCACTGATGGAGAAATCCGAGCGCGTCGCGGTGGTTCCATGCGACATCGGCTGGAGTGACATCGGTTCCTGGGACGCGCTGCGCCAGCTCACGCCCAGTGACGAATCGGGCAATCAGATCAATGGCGAAGCGGTGCTGCATGACGTTCACAATTGCTACATCGACTCGCCCAAACGGGTGTTGGGCGCCGTTGGCATCAGCAACCTGATCATCGTCGATACGCCGGATGCGATTCTGGTGGCCGATGCTTCTCGCACCCAGGACGTGCGCCACATTGTCCAGGAACTCAAACGCCAGAATCACCCGGCGTTCAGCCTGCACCGTACCGTCACCCGACCCTGGGGCATGTACACCGTGCTGGAGGAAAGTTCGCGCTACAAAATCAAACGCATCGTGGTCAAGCCCGGGGAGTCGTTGTCCCTGCAAATGCACCATCACCGCAGCGAACACTGGATCGTCGTGAGCGGCGCGGCAATGATCACCAACGGTGACCAGGAGATTCTGTTGCGCAGCAACGAGTCCACCTACATCCCGTCCGGACATCGTCATCGCCTGAGCAATCCGGGGATCATCGATCTGGTGATGATCGAGGTACAAAGCGGCGAATATCTTGGCGAAGACGACATCGTGCGTTTCGATGACATCTATGGTCGCGCACCTGCCCAGGTGAAACCTTGA
- a CDS encoding undecaprenyl-phosphate glucose phosphotransferase, translated as MLEKSIDSRFLTRAGFMELFIAGVKVTHALTAALPAVILLFCLESPSSDVWHTVLGLLVFFAVLTVIMFKALGVYSEDFFSNRLRFRVMLMAWTSAFCILLFMYQGLHLLPVFSVRDLALWFFASLIMFGIERLLLLHLFRYWMDTGKYLQRTVILGFTESALFVAEHIQRNGDIRSGLIGFIDDRTERIPTELSGLPLLGNSRDLEKLIRSEQVNQVLIALPWAAEARIGGLVKRLRQMSVNVALVPDITTLRFGHNRITDVAGILMFNTSELPLKGWSPLIKRCEDLVLATVGIVLLSPILLATALAVRLDSKGPALFRQKRYGYNDRLIRVFKFRSMYVNQTDRNAERQTTREDPRITRVGRFIRKTSIDELPQLFNVLMGNMSIVGPRPHATATKAAGVPFEEAVREYSSRHRVKPGITGWAQINGYRGETDTLYKIQKRVEYDLEYISKWSVWLDLYIVFMTVPAILSTKEVY; from the coding sequence ATGCTTGAAAAGTCGATAGACAGCAGGTTCCTGACACGCGCCGGTTTCATGGAACTCTTCATTGCCGGCGTGAAAGTCACCCACGCCCTGACTGCAGCATTGCCGGCAGTCATTCTGCTGTTCTGCCTTGAATCTCCTTCCTCTGATGTATGGCACACGGTGCTCGGGCTGCTGGTTTTCTTTGCGGTACTGACGGTCATCATGTTCAAGGCGCTGGGCGTGTACAGCGAGGATTTTTTCAGCAATCGCCTGCGTTTCCGGGTGATGCTGATGGCCTGGACTTCAGCGTTTTGCATCCTGCTGTTCATGTACCAGGGGCTGCACCTGCTGCCCGTTTTCAGTGTGCGTGACCTGGCCCTCTGGTTCTTCGCCAGCCTGATCATGTTCGGCATCGAGCGTTTGCTGTTGCTGCACCTGTTCCGATACTGGATGGACACCGGCAAGTACCTGCAACGCACCGTCATCCTCGGCTTTACCGAGAGCGCCCTGTTTGTCGCCGAGCACATCCAGCGCAACGGCGATATCCGTTCCGGGCTGATCGGCTTCATTGATGACCGCACCGAACGCATACCGACCGAACTGTCGGGCCTGCCGCTGCTGGGAAACAGCCGCGACCTGGAAAAGCTGATTCGCTCCGAGCAGGTCAATCAAGTCCTGATCGCCCTCCCTTGGGCGGCAGAGGCGCGCATCGGCGGTCTGGTCAAGCGCTTGCGGCAGATGTCGGTGAACGTGGCACTGGTCCCCGACATCACCACATTGCGCTTTGGCCACAACCGCATCACCGATGTTGCCGGCATCCTGATGTTCAATACGTCCGAGTTGCCGCTAAAGGGTTGGTCACCCTTGATCAAACGTTGCGAAGACCTCGTACTCGCGACCGTGGGCATTGTCCTGTTGTCGCCCATTCTGCTGGCGACCGCCCTCGCTGTGCGGCTCGACTCCAAGGGCCCGGCGCTGTTCCGGCAAAAGCGTTATGGCTACAACGACCGGCTGATTCGCGTGTTCAAGTTCAGGTCGATGTATGTCAATCAGACCGACCGCAACGCCGAGCGCCAGACCACCCGTGAAGATCCGCGAATCACCCGTGTCGGGCGCTTTATCCGCAAGACCAGCATTGATGAGTTGCCGCAGTTGTTCAACGTGCTGATGGGCAACATGTCGATTGTCGGCCCCAGGCCCCACGCCACGGCGACCAAGGCGGCCGGCGTACCTTTCGAGGAAGCTGTGCGTGAATACAGCTCTCGCCATCGGGTCAAACCCGGCATTACCGGTTGGGCCCAGATCAACGGCTACCGGGGCGAAACCGACACCCTGTACAAAATCCAGAAGCGCGTCGAGTACGACCTCGAGTACATCTCGAAATGGTCGGTCTGGCTGGATCTGTACATCGTGTTCATGACGGTCCCGGCCATTCTGTCCACGAAGGAAGTCTATTGA